A section of the Verrucomicrobium sp. GAS474 genome encodes:
- the vccD gene encoding Verru_Chthon cassette protein D, whose translation MIAAASHRRAGGFTLVEILVVLVIMGLLAGMSLPSFLRMVRVSKFNAAGRQVIDQCNLARQTSQTRGLPVEVRFYKLPEYGTKPTDGPAVFRAFRLFVIEESDAVPLGKLVAFDEPAVFATSAPEGGLLVSRAASPPGATDTALPYYGMNYRQVAFQFLPGGGTDLASAESFVTLVMERDKPLHDGGNYATIQIVPGNGTIRLFHP comes from the coding sequence ATGATCGCCGCCGCTTCCCATCGCCGCGCCGGAGGCTTCACCCTCGTCGAGATCCTCGTCGTCCTCGTCATCATGGGGCTGCTCGCCGGAATGTCGCTCCCCTCCTTCCTTCGGATGGTTCGGGTCTCGAAATTCAACGCCGCCGGACGCCAGGTCATCGACCAGTGCAACCTCGCCCGCCAGACAAGCCAGACCCGGGGTCTTCCCGTCGAGGTCCGTTTCTACAAGCTCCCCGAGTACGGCACGAAGCCGACCGACGGGCCTGCCGTCTTCCGCGCCTTCCGCCTCTTCGTCATCGAAGAAAGCGACGCCGTCCCCCTCGGCAAGCTGGTCGCCTTCGACGAGCCCGCCGTCTTCGCCACGTCCGCTCCCGAAGGAGGGCTCCTCGTCTCCCGCGCCGCCTCCCCGCCGGGGGCGACCGACACGGCCCTCCCCTACTACGGAATGAACTACCGGCAGGTCGCCTTCCAGTTCCTTCCCGGCGGCGGCACCGACCTCGCCTCGGCGGAAAGCTTCGTCACCCTCGTCATGGAGCGAGACAAGCCGCTCCACGACGGCGGGAACTACGCAACCATTCAGATCGTCCCCGGCAACGGGACTATCCGGCTCTTTCACCCCTGA
- a CDS encoding sugar-binding protein — protein MKTRLAIALLAAFIPSVPLLADPVTVGVNDQGILVDAGSAGQFTLGAPGLLKKEGPNEQPSFAPSGDGGRATYASGVLLDMKVDKATGKITFHYTQGAPSKAFKFNLKIPLKFNQGGTYSFNGAPLKPIPAEQGAQFVESGNANSFRLADPLGNGFAVEMPGGYSGLQDNRIFSSQSYVFICQVDTGGKAEGYFAFSVRTLDAGAAPAAAAAASPSPAVPAGPRVFLVDRFGQSARKDYPGKVKDEQELKDDVEKQKAALPAPGGPPRDVFGGLAGSGVEFHLTKTGFFHVGTAGERQFLVDPDGNAFYQLGVCGIANTDDFTTVRGREKIYEWVPEAGGDFATAWRPGTPGAFSFFIANWIRKFGRPYTFEEWTGQVVERLRAWGFNSAGAFSLQSAKMKELQFPYTGSLPVNGNAIKSLPDRLGASFVMDPFAPGNEEALDKAFTAKVDPFVTDPLLIGYSFGNEQHFENIPKLVPTYKSGVAAKVKLVAMLQAKYGDIGKFNAAWNPATSFASWDDLPDAPLFIRTDAAEVDMRDYLKVYLDTYYEMISRTFRKHDPNHLLLGSRWTPGTAGNELVVRTASKYFDVVTVNYYTYGIESYFLKRVHEWSGDKPIILSEWYYGSSEMGLNGGKEVANQKDRGLAYRNYIEQSASLPFVVGSQWFIYGDQSITGRFFEGFNGEGNNSGLVDVTDRPYADFIPQVKETNDRIYPVMLGREKPFAFDDPRFAAGKPGGSGKVATIPKALPGLELDGTTSHWPGRPAEPLTPKNQVNGPPNPDLRADFRLCWDEKNLYFLAEVKDATPLKNEREAKALYNGDGFELFVGSKSPDQGGSMIFSDRQVLLGAAATPKAWVVDNPELGAAIRMLTVKSVTGDGYTLEAAIPWSVLGVEPKAGTEFLFDIGLDNSDDGLARRHQLMWNGNAKNSSDRGAWGRARIIEN, from the coding sequence ATGAAAACCCGCCTCGCCATCGCCCTCCTCGCCGCCTTCATTCCCTCTGTCCCCCTCCTCGCCGATCCGGTCACCGTCGGCGTCAACGACCAGGGCATCCTCGTCGACGCGGGGAGCGCGGGCCAGTTCACCCTCGGTGCTCCAGGCCTGCTGAAGAAAGAGGGGCCGAACGAGCAACCCTCCTTCGCCCCCTCGGGCGATGGCGGCCGGGCGACCTATGCCTCGGGAGTCCTCCTTGACATGAAGGTCGACAAGGCGACGGGCAAGATCACCTTCCACTACACGCAGGGGGCACCCTCAAAGGCCTTCAAATTCAACCTAAAGATCCCGTTGAAGTTCAACCAGGGCGGAACCTACTCTTTCAACGGCGCCCCGCTCAAGCCGATCCCCGCCGAGCAGGGCGCCCAGTTCGTCGAGAGTGGCAACGCCAATTCCTTCCGCCTCGCCGATCCCCTCGGAAACGGCTTCGCCGTCGAGATGCCGGGCGGTTATTCGGGGCTGCAGGACAACCGGATTTTCAGCTCGCAATCGTACGTCTTCATCTGCCAGGTCGACACCGGCGGGAAGGCCGAGGGCTACTTCGCCTTCTCGGTCCGGACCCTCGACGCGGGGGCCGCGCCCGCCGCTGCCGCTGCTGCGTCGCCCTCTCCCGCCGTCCCCGCCGGGCCGCGCGTCTTCCTCGTCGACCGGTTCGGCCAATCGGCCCGCAAGGACTACCCGGGCAAGGTGAAGGACGAGCAGGAATTGAAGGACGATGTCGAGAAGCAGAAGGCGGCTCTTCCCGCCCCGGGCGGCCCCCCGCGCGACGTCTTCGGCGGCCTGGCCGGAAGCGGGGTCGAGTTCCATTTGACGAAGACCGGCTTCTTCCACGTCGGCACCGCCGGGGAGCGGCAATTCCTCGTCGACCCCGACGGCAACGCCTTCTACCAGCTCGGCGTCTGCGGCATCGCGAACACCGACGACTTCACGACGGTCCGGGGCCGCGAGAAGATCTACGAGTGGGTCCCCGAGGCGGGCGGCGACTTCGCCACGGCCTGGCGCCCCGGCACGCCCGGCGCGTTCTCCTTCTTCATCGCGAACTGGATCCGGAAGTTCGGCCGCCCCTACACCTTCGAGGAGTGGACGGGCCAGGTCGTCGAACGGCTCCGCGCCTGGGGCTTCAACTCGGCCGGCGCCTTCTCCCTCCAGTCGGCGAAGATGAAGGAACTCCAGTTCCCCTACACAGGGAGCCTTCCCGTGAACGGCAATGCGATCAAGTCGCTCCCCGACCGCCTCGGCGCGAGCTTCGTCATGGACCCCTTCGCGCCGGGAAACGAGGAGGCGCTCGACAAGGCCTTCACGGCGAAGGTCGATCCCTTCGTCACCGATCCACTCCTCATCGGCTACTCCTTCGGTAACGAGCAGCACTTCGAGAACATCCCGAAGCTCGTGCCGACCTACAAGAGCGGCGTCGCGGCGAAGGTGAAGCTCGTCGCGATGCTGCAGGCGAAGTACGGCGACATCGGGAAGTTCAACGCGGCCTGGAATCCCGCGACCTCCTTCGCCTCGTGGGACGATCTACCCGACGCCCCGCTCTTCATCCGGACCGACGCCGCCGAGGTTGACATGCGGGACTACCTCAAGGTCTACCTCGACACCTACTACGAAATGATCTCGCGGACGTTCCGCAAGCACGACCCGAACCACCTTCTCCTCGGTAGCCGCTGGACGCCGGGAACGGCGGGCAACGAGCTGGTGGTCCGTACCGCCTCGAAGTACTTCGACGTCGTCACCGTCAATTATTATACCTACGGCATCGAGTCCTACTTCCTGAAGCGGGTCCACGAATGGAGCGGCGACAAGCCGATCATCCTCAGCGAGTGGTACTACGGCTCGAGCGAGATGGGCCTGAACGGCGGCAAGGAGGTGGCGAATCAAAAGGATCGCGGCCTCGCCTACCGGAACTACATCGAGCAATCGGCCTCGCTTCCCTTCGTCGTCGGCTCCCAGTGGTTCATCTACGGCGACCAGTCGATCACCGGCCGCTTCTTCGAGGGATTCAACGGCGAGGGGAACAACAGCGGCCTCGTCGACGTGACCGATCGGCCCTATGCCGACTTCATCCCTCAGGTGAAGGAGACCAACGACCGGATCTACCCCGTGATGCTGGGCAGGGAAAAGCCGTTCGCCTTCGACGACCCGCGCTTCGCCGCCGGGAAGCCGGGCGGATCGGGCAAGGTCGCGACGATCCCGAAGGCGCTTCCGGGCCTCGAGCTCGACGGGACGACCAGCCATTGGCCGGGCCGTCCGGCCGAGCCTCTTACCCCGAAGAACCAGGTGAACGGCCCCCCCAATCCCGACCTCCGCGCCGACTTCCGCCTCTGCTGGGACGAGAAGAACCTCTACTTCCTCGCCGAGGTGAAGGACGCCACCCCGCTGAAGAACGAGCGCGAGGCGAAGGCTCTCTACAACGGCGACGGCTTCGAGCTCTTCGTCGGGTCGAAGAGCCCCGACCAGGGAGGTAGCATGATCTTCAGCGACCGCCAAGTCCTCCTCGGCGCGGCGGCCACGCCGAAGGCGTGGGTCGTCGACAACCCGGAACTCGGCGCGGCCATCCGGATGCTAACCGTCAAGAGCGTGACCGGCGACGGTTACACCCTTGAGGCGGCGATCCCGTGGAGCGTCCTCGGCGTCGAGCCGAAGGCGGGTACCGAATTTCTCTTCGACATCGGCCTGGACAACAGCGACGACGGCCTCGCCCGCCGGCATCAACTGATGTGGAACGGAAACGCGAAGAACTCGAGCGACCGCGGCGCCTGGGGCCGGGCCCGCATCATTGAAAACTGA
- a CDS encoding Nif3-like dinuclear metal center hexameric protein has product MHDSLLHAGIPSPLPSSLRARDVVEAILRELPPLPSATCDRFQAGDPAWLVTGVAVTFMATRAVLERAVALGANLVITHEPTFYNHHDETEWIGDDPVYRSKASFLREHELILWRCHDGPHLRRPDLIVEGMSRRFGWTLAAGEDFVCDIPPRSLRALAATCRQILRCGPIRVAGELEMLCRRVALLPGAWGGRKQIAFLRRDDVDVVLCGESPEWETCEYVRDAPAAERAKGLIVLGHANSEEPGMERTVEWMRALLPASLPVFHLPAGDPFRTV; this is encoded by the coding sequence ATGCACGATTCCCTGCTTCACGCCGGCATCCCCTCTCCTCTCCCCTCCTCCCTCCGCGCCCGCGACGTCGTCGAGGCAATCCTGCGGGAGCTCCCCCCTCTTCCCTCTGCCACCTGCGACCGCTTCCAGGCGGGCGATCCCGCGTGGCTCGTGACCGGGGTCGCGGTCACCTTCATGGCGACTCGCGCCGTGCTTGAAAGAGCAGTCGCACTCGGCGCGAACCTCGTCATCACCCACGAGCCGACCTTTTACAATCATCACGACGAGACCGAATGGATCGGGGACGATCCGGTCTACCGGAGCAAGGCCTCCTTCCTCCGGGAACACGAGTTGATCCTCTGGCGCTGTCACGACGGCCCCCACCTTCGCCGTCCTGACCTGATCGTGGAGGGGATGTCGCGCCGGTTCGGGTGGACACTCGCCGCCGGGGAGGACTTCGTCTGCGATATCCCGCCCCGCTCCCTCAGGGCTCTCGCCGCCACGTGCCGCCAGATTCTCCGCTGCGGACCGATCCGCGTCGCGGGGGAATTGGAGATGCTGTGCCGCCGCGTCGCCCTCCTTCCCGGCGCGTGGGGCGGACGGAAGCAGATCGCTTTCCTTCGCCGCGACGATGTCGATGTCGTCCTCTGCGGGGAGAGTCCCGAGTGGGAAACTTGCGAATACGTCCGGGACGCTCCGGCGGCGGAACGGGCGAAGGGACTGATCGTCCTCGGCCACGCGAACAGCGAGGAGCCCGGCATGGAACGGACCGTTGAGTGGATGCGCGCCCTCCTTCCGGCCTCGCTTCCAGTCTTTCATCTCCCCGCGGGCGACCCTTTCCGGACGGTCTAG